GCCGAACTGTCCTGCTCGCGCGGCGACGCGGAACGCTACATAGAGGGCGGTTGGGCCGCCGTGGACGGCAAGCAGGTCGAGGAGCCCGGCTATCGGGTGGCGCCCGGCCAGTCCGTGGGCCTGTTGCCGGGCGCGCGCCTGGAAGACGCGCGTCCCGTGACCGTACTGCTGCACAAGCCCGCCGGCCTTTACGCCAATGACGAACCCGGCTCCGCGCGCGACCTGATCCTGCCTGAGAACCTGATGCCCGGCGACCGTTCCGGGCAGCGCTACCTGAAGCGCATGTTCAATGGCCTGAAGCTGGTCACGCCGCTGGAGCGCGCAGCCAGCGGCCTGGTCGTCTACACGCAGGAATACCCGATCGCCCGCAAGCTGGTGGAAGAGGGGCGCTACGTGGAGCAGGAGTACGTGGCCCAGGTGTCCGGCCAGCTCAGCGCCGCCGACCTGGCGCGCCTGCAGCGCGGCATGGCTTACGACGGCCGCGCCGCCACGCCCATGAAGGTCAGCTGGCAGAACGAAACCCATCTGCGCTTCGCCCTGAAGACGCCCGCGCCCGGCTTCATCGAGTACGTGTGCGATGCGGCGGGATTGCGCCTGCAGGCCCTGCGCCGCATCCGCATCGGCCGCCTGCCGATGGCCGGCCTGGGCCTGGGGCAATGGCGCTACCGCCTGGACTACGAACGCTTCTGACGGCAGCAGGGATGACCATGGAACAAGCGCCGCAAGGCCAGCGACCACA
The sequence above is drawn from the Achromobacter xylosoxidans genome and encodes:
- a CDS encoding RNA pseudouridine synthase translates to MSESVRLAKRLAAELSCSRGDAERYIEGGWAAVDGKQVEEPGYRVAPGQSVGLLPGARLEDARPVTVLLHKPAGLYANDEPGSARDLILPENLMPGDRSGQRYLKRMFNGLKLVTPLERAASGLVVYTQEYPIARKLVEEGRYVEQEYVAQVSGQLSAADLARLQRGMAYDGRAATPMKVSWQNETHLRFALKTPAPGFIEYVCDAAGLRLQALRRIRIGRLPMAGLGLGQWRYRLDYERF